A genomic region of Cotesia glomerata isolate CgM1 linkage group LG9, MPM_Cglom_v2.3, whole genome shotgun sequence contains the following coding sequences:
- the LOC123272014 gene encoding organic cation transporter protein-like isoform X2 — MSIEDIKASHGLNKTYGCINNTYNGTFRVCGINDYNFETNNSEKSIITDWGLICERSYLKEYSIIAYCVGVSIGAWITGILVDRIGRLPVLAICLYSQGTMTVATYIVQSYPVFLILRSLQGVFAQGLQNSTYILALELFPTKYRTLVSTVMSIAWAFGLLLLTAFGYFIRDWRILQLAISVPTAITVLYIWMIPESPRWLLTRNKTTEADIALERIIKYNNCCFGSKSKQKVLYCKNAKNAPPIKSEKFKSQILIENNEKSNNDPDEVIKLLKPTTSKNRNSRSSLRVASKNLEEKLSDPSETFVQITQNNSNNNEIFEPSEKNTQVTISQDKFDLKNETAVVKDNENIEPIAETIKKKYCLFKNSYFIKYLTIITCQWLSISTMRSFMIHLFPNFTKNRHVDSTINNLAEIIIYIVMYFILSRYGRRLPIIIFQVFNFIFSISIVVHGFLPDLTVLVNDVLKIILLSLGRVSSISALAIIYLYTNELFPTTIRGTCFGLFIIISTVGNTSGPYILLLINNISSPLIFNGIFNLISAILCYWLPETINDCLPDNLSDMKNSSNKNYQRKKTNGTIEQEILRKKLFSEDCWVDAGNGIIVNFTDSN; from the exons ATGTCGATCGAGGATATAAAA gcATCGCATGGTTTAAATAAAACGTATGGATGcattaataatacttataaTGGAACATTTCGAGTATGCGGAATAAACGACTATAATTTTGAAACGAATAATAGTGAGAAAAGTATAATTACTGATTGGGGATTAATTTGCGAGCGAAGTTACTTGAAGGAATACAGTATTATTGCGTATTGTGTAGGTGTATCGATTGGTGCATGGATTACAGGTATTCTTGTTGATCGCATCGGCCGGCTTCCGGTTTTAGCTATTTGTTTGTACAGCCAGGGTACAATGACTGTTGCAACATATATTGTCCAg agtTATCcagtatttttgatattaagaaGCCTTCAAGGAGTATTCGCTCAAGGACTACAAAATTCTACGTACATTTTAGCCTTAGAATTATTTCCGACAAAGTATAGAACTTTGGTATCCACGGTAATGAGTATTGCATGGGCATTTGGATTACTATTACTTACAGCGTTTGGTTACTTTATTCGAGACTGGAGAATTTTACAATTAGCTATTTCTGTACCTACAGCAATTACCGTGCTTTACAtttg GATGATACCGGAATCTCCAAGATGGTTATTGACTCGAAATAAAACAACAGAAGCCGATATAGCTTTggaaagaataataaaatataacaattgttGTTTTGGTAGTAAATCCAAACAAAAAGtactttattgtaaaaatgCCAAAAATGCGCCTCCTATAAAGTCGGAAAAATTTAAGTCTCAAATTTTAAtcgaaaataatgaaaaatccAACAATGATCCTGATGAAGTGATTAAGTTACTTAAGCCGACGACTTCAAAAAATCGAAACTCTCgat cGAGTTTACGAGTTGCATCAAAAAACTTGGAGGAAAAATTGTCGGATCCTTCAGAGACATTTGTTCAAATAACacaaaataattcgaataataatgaaatttttgagccaTCAGAAAAAAACACTCAAGTTACAATAAGTCAAGATAAATTcgacttaaaaaatgaaactgCCGTAGTAAAAGACAATGAAAATATAGAACCCATTGCAgagacaattaaaaaaaaatattgtttatttaaaaatagttattttatcaaatatctcACCATAATAACCTGCCAATg gcTTTCGATCTCGACTATGAGATCGTTTATGATTCATTTATTtccaaattttacaaaaaatcgacatgttgattcaacaataaataatttagctgaaataattatttatattgtaatgTATTTTATACTGTCAAGATATGGTCGACGCTtaccaataataatttttcaagtatttaattttattttttccatctCAATCGTTGTACACGGATTTTTACCTGATTTAACAGTACTGGTTAATG atgtattgaaaataatattgttatcaTTGGGAAGAGTAAGTAGCATAAGTGCGCtagcaattatttatttatacactaATGAATTATTTCCTACAACGATACGAGGTACTTGTTTtggattatttataataatatcaacAGTTGGTAATACAAGTGGACCCTACATTTTATTACtg attaataataTCAGCAGTCCATTGATATTTAATGGAATATTCAATCTGATATCAGCAATTTTGTGTTATTGGTTACCCGAAACAATAAATGATTGTTTACCAGATAATCTTTCGGATATGAAGAACAGCAgcaacaaaaattatcaacgaAAAAAAACCAATGGAACAATTGAACAagaaatattaagaaaaaaacttttttcagaaGACTGCTGGGTCGACGCAGGCAATggaataattgttaattttacagatagtaattaa
- the LOC123272016 gene encoding uncharacterized protein LOC123272016 translates to MTATKPLEIPLPLKIKKEKEESISSEDCDDDLDTDSDSTSSMLLQPSIFQNDSLSRIDPNDFLRLTSMVRRIYFSYLYKSIVKNYNTCCRSIKSEKFLRCDLKKFSSLLELDAVKASIETSLYRQAVLKIISDVKKDTVNNKIHNKLAVYLDTPSKTVDVAVQTCSEELKDNYSVLNCGGVNVINNTQQDINYPYLLKSVPVFDKVNSLSDRLDKQSGERETLDGGKELNNTSVINQQEELQDKISKNIADLFGNNSSSNIDQDNFNDVDNIDEETHDTLVQNLETMFGESDDSSDLMALIEKHSSINKPSVDMEPTKTAKINYSKNTTSNFTLPSENNSNSCVSVDKLDDKKLKIKEFKVNYGGKRKVSFTDYKKLKKRALEECKTEDSKEDKLTKKMRNVWLVERIHQESKLRTKMLELSLNNYRKYGKIKDKFKELFGEEVNEEEMMPESPIHIEEHLNACKERIAPWVVKYLMPYYEEKISGNKLLFKAVAKHVSDKLILENTFPEEACVNNYIKDYFKNKTCIKTEADIYI, encoded by the exons atgaCAGCAACAAAACCACTTGAAATTCCTTtgcctttaaaaataaaaaaagaaaaagaagaatcaATATCATCTGAAGACTGTGATGATGATCTCGACACAGATAGTGATAGTACATCATCAATGTTATTGCAACCTTCTATTTTCCAAAATGATTCTCTCAGCAGGATTGATCCAAACGATTTTCTCCGGCTTACGTCAATG GTAAGAcggatttatttttcttatttatacaAATCTATTGTGAAAAATTACAACACGTGCTGTCGttcaataaaaagtgaaaaatttttgcgttgTGATCTGAAGAAATTTTCTAGTCTTTTGGAGCTGGATGCAGTCAAAGCCTCAATTGAAACGTCTCTTTATCGACAAGCCGTCTTGAAAATAATATCAGACGTGAAAAAGGATActgtaaacaataaaattcataataaattggcGGTTTATCTGGACACACCATCAAAAACAGTTGATGTTGCTGTACAGACTTGCTCCGAAGAgctaaaagataattatagcGTGTTAAATTGTGGTGGTGTTAATGTTATTAACAATACTCAGCAGGATATTAATTACCCGTATCTATTAAAGAGTGTACCAGTGTTTGATAAAGTGAATTCTTTAAGTGACAGACTTGATAAACAAAGTGGTGAAAGAGAAACTCTGGATGGTGGTAAAGAGTTAAATAATACTAGTGTAATTAATCAACAAGAAGAATTACAagataaaataagtaaaaatattgctGATCTTTTTGGTAATAATTCTTCGAGCAATATTGATCAAGATAACTTCAATGATGTTGATAATATAGATGAGGAAACTCACGATACTTTGGTACAAAATTTGGAGACTATGTTTGGTGAGAGTGACGACAGTAGTGATCTGATGGCATTAATAGAAAAACATTCGAGTATTAACAAGCCCAGTGTCGATATGGAGCCTACTAAAActgctaaaattaattattctaaaaatactACCAGTAATTTTACTCTTCCCAgtgaaaataatagtaatagttgTGTTAGTGTTGATAAAttagatgataaaaaattaaaaattaaagagttTAAGGTTAATTATGGCGGTAAGCGCAAAGTTTCATTTactgattataaaaaattaaaaaaaagagctCTTGAAGAATGTAAAACTGAAGATAGTAAAGAAGATAAGCTGACTAAAAAGATGCGAAATGTTTGGCTGGTGGAAAGAATTCACCAGGAGTCAAAGCTCAGAACCAAAATGCTTGAACTGTCTTtgaataattacagaaaataTGGGAAAATTAAGGATAAATTTAAAGAGTTATTTGGAGAAGAGGTGAATGAGGAGGAGATGATGCCCGAGTCACCGATTCACATCGAGGAACATCTCAATGCTTGTAAGGAAAGAATCGCGCCCTGGGTTGTCAAGTACTTGATGCCCTACTACGAGGAAAAAATTAGCGGAAACAAGCTGCTGTTCAAAGCCGTTGCTAAACATGTTTCTGATAAgcttattttagaaaatacttTTCCTg aGGAAGCGTGTGTGAATAACTATATTAAagattactttaaaaataaaacatgtaTAAAAACAGAAgcagatatttatatttaa
- the LOC123272014 gene encoding organic cation transporter protein-like isoform X1, producing the protein MSIEDIKVGYFQFILLFLLGINYIIVAMSHTLTIYHNYTPKFYCEASHGLNKTYGCINNTYNGTFRVCGINDYNFETNNSEKSIITDWGLICERSYLKEYSIIAYCVGVSIGAWITGILVDRIGRLPVLAICLYSQGTMTVATYIVQSYPVFLILRSLQGVFAQGLQNSTYILALELFPTKYRTLVSTVMSIAWAFGLLLLTAFGYFIRDWRILQLAISVPTAITVLYIWMIPESPRWLLTRNKTTEADIALERIIKYNNCCFGSKSKQKVLYCKNAKNAPPIKSEKFKSQILIENNEKSNNDPDEVIKLLKPTTSKNRNSRSSLRVASKNLEEKLSDPSETFVQITQNNSNNNEIFEPSEKNTQVTISQDKFDLKNETAVVKDNENIEPIAETIKKKYCLFKNSYFIKYLTIITCQWLSISTMRSFMIHLFPNFTKNRHVDSTINNLAEIIIYIVMYFILSRYGRRLPIIIFQVFNFIFSISIVVHGFLPDLTVLVNDVLKIILLSLGRVSSISALAIIYLYTNELFPTTIRGTCFGLFIIISTVGNTSGPYILLLINNISSPLIFNGIFNLISAILCYWLPETINDCLPDNLSDMKNSSNKNYQRKKTNGTIEQEILRKKLFSEDCWVDAGNGIIVNFTDSN; encoded by the exons ATGTCGATCGAGGATATAAAAGTAggatattttcaatttattttattatttttactcggtattaattatattatcgTGGCAATGAGTCATACTTTGACTATTTATCACAATTATacaccaaaattttattgtgag gcATCGCATGGTTTAAATAAAACGTATGGATGcattaataatacttataaTGGAACATTTCGAGTATGCGGAATAAACGACTATAATTTTGAAACGAATAATAGTGAGAAAAGTATAATTACTGATTGGGGATTAATTTGCGAGCGAAGTTACTTGAAGGAATACAGTATTATTGCGTATTGTGTAGGTGTATCGATTGGTGCATGGATTACAGGTATTCTTGTTGATCGCATCGGCCGGCTTCCGGTTTTAGCTATTTGTTTGTACAGCCAGGGTACAATGACTGTTGCAACATATATTGTCCAg agtTATCcagtatttttgatattaagaaGCCTTCAAGGAGTATTCGCTCAAGGACTACAAAATTCTACGTACATTTTAGCCTTAGAATTATTTCCGACAAAGTATAGAACTTTGGTATCCACGGTAATGAGTATTGCATGGGCATTTGGATTACTATTACTTACAGCGTTTGGTTACTTTATTCGAGACTGGAGAATTTTACAATTAGCTATTTCTGTACCTACAGCAATTACCGTGCTTTACAtttg GATGATACCGGAATCTCCAAGATGGTTATTGACTCGAAATAAAACAACAGAAGCCGATATAGCTTTggaaagaataataaaatataacaattgttGTTTTGGTAGTAAATCCAAACAAAAAGtactttattgtaaaaatgCCAAAAATGCGCCTCCTATAAAGTCGGAAAAATTTAAGTCTCAAATTTTAAtcgaaaataatgaaaaatccAACAATGATCCTGATGAAGTGATTAAGTTACTTAAGCCGACGACTTCAAAAAATCGAAACTCTCgat cGAGTTTACGAGTTGCATCAAAAAACTTGGAGGAAAAATTGTCGGATCCTTCAGAGACATTTGTTCAAATAACacaaaataattcgaataataatgaaatttttgagccaTCAGAAAAAAACACTCAAGTTACAATAAGTCAAGATAAATTcgacttaaaaaatgaaactgCCGTAGTAAAAGACAATGAAAATATAGAACCCATTGCAgagacaattaaaaaaaaatattgtttatttaaaaatagttattttatcaaatatctcACCATAATAACCTGCCAATg gcTTTCGATCTCGACTATGAGATCGTTTATGATTCATTTATTtccaaattttacaaaaaatcgacatgttgattcaacaataaataatttagctgaaataattatttatattgtaatgTATTTTATACTGTCAAGATATGGTCGACGCTtaccaataataatttttcaagtatttaattttattttttccatctCAATCGTTGTACACGGATTTTTACCTGATTTAACAGTACTGGTTAATG atgtattgaaaataatattgttatcaTTGGGAAGAGTAAGTAGCATAAGTGCGCtagcaattatttatttatacactaATGAATTATTTCCTACAACGATACGAGGTACTTGTTTtggattatttataataatatcaacAGTTGGTAATACAAGTGGACCCTACATTTTATTACtg attaataataTCAGCAGTCCATTGATATTTAATGGAATATTCAATCTGATATCAGCAATTTTGTGTTATTGGTTACCCGAAACAATAAATGATTGTTTACCAGATAATCTTTCGGATATGAAGAACAGCAgcaacaaaaattatcaacgaAAAAAAACCAATGGAACAATTGAACAagaaatattaagaaaaaaacttttttcagaaGACTGCTGGGTCGACGCAGGCAATggaataattgttaattttacagatagtaattaa